The following nucleotide sequence is from Saimiri boliviensis isolate mSaiBol1 chromosome 6, mSaiBol1.pri, whole genome shotgun sequence.
TCTCGGCGGGACGGGCGGTGACGCCGGAGCTCGCCGTGCGCTCCCGGCCGTTCTCGGTGGGTGCCAGGCTCTGCACCTGATGCGTTCGGGATGCCTTTCCCACCCTGGCGCGCCCGCCGCTCGCTCGCACAGCGCCTTGCACACTCCCGCACGCGCTGGAAATGCGCACGGTCCCGCCGGCTCGCGGACCCACCGAGACGCACAGAGCGCTCCGCACCGACTCGCTCGCCGGCTCCCGAGACGCTCGCACCGAGCCTGGGCCGGGCGCGCCGGCCGCTAGCGTGCTGGCCAGAGGCCCGGGACCCAGCCGGTCGCTCCTGGGGGTCACGGCCTTGGGTCGGAGAGGGAGGGCCTGCAGACCCCTTCTCGCCTTTCCTCCCACAACTCGCTGCGGGGCTTTTGTGCTTCTCCTTCGCCGCGGGGCGGGTCCGCCTCCTGCCGCCGCGTAGTCCAGCCTGGCCGGACTGTGGCTTTTCCTCCCCGTCTCTTTCGCTTTCCGATGCCCCTAGGTCAGCTCTCCTTCTTTCAGGCGTCTAGCTCTTCGGGAAAAGTTGCTTCCCCAAGTTTGCTGAAGTCGTCTCCAAGTCTCGGTGGGGGTTGCTGGGAACTGGGGGCGTGTGAGAGCGCGGTCGATCCTGAAGCTCTGGCGGGTTAGCGCCGGCTCTCCCCGCGTCGCCGGGCTGGACGCTGCAGCCAGGTCCGGCCGGATCGCGGGCGCTGAGCGGTGGGTGGGGAAGACGGCTGTCTGAGGGTGCCCCGATTTCCCTCAGGACCCAAATGGCTTGTTCTGGGGCGCCAAGCGTTCATTCTTTTGGCTGCTCCCTCCTAGTTCTCAGAAGCCCCGATGTCTGCGGGAAAGCACGAGGTGGAGAGGCTCGGCTGAATGGCCATCCCACCCTTGACGGCCTCCGTCCCCACCCCGGGGTGGGCAGCACAAGTGTCTTGATCAGGCGTCCTGTGAATCCTTTCTGTGTGAGCGTGGAGGCTCCTGAACTGATAGAGCTCCTTCTGAGGGTGGAGGCAAGCAAGCAGTGTTTGAAGAGTGAGGGAGAGACCTTGCTGTTCCTTGCTCCCAGTTTATTCACTGCAATATTGGCCGCTGCAAGGCAGACACAGggagggccctgggcctgggcgGTCTAACACTCCTTAAGCGGGATTTGGAGTACAGGAGCCCTCTTATTGATCCCTAACAGGCTCAGGGAGAGGCCTTTGTTTCCCAGCCCTGTCTTCCCTTGCTACCGGTTGTAACTCACACCACAGATGCTGGTGCCAATATCACTTCCAGCGCCTCTGAGCCATGTCCAGCATCCCTTGCTGCCCCTGGTCACAGGACTTGCAGACTCCTTGGAGCCTGTGGGACACACGTGGAGTTCACACGCCCAGCCCAGCATGAGCACTCCTGGCTGTAGGGGCGCATGTTTACTACCGTCTCTCTCCATACCTTAATGACTCATCCTTCTTTGTGTTTTAGGTCCTCCTGCCCACTGGGCAGTTATGGGTAGGAGGGTAGGTACAGCACCTTACGtaagtgtgtgtatacacacactttttttttttttttttttttttagatagagttgtgctctttttgcccaggctggagtgtaatggcgtgatcttggctcaccacaacctccacttcccagtttaagtgattctactgcctcagtctcctgaatagctgggattacaagtgtgagccaccacacccagctaattttagatttttagtagagatggaatttctccatgttggtcagtctggtctcaaactcccgacctcaagtgatccaaccacctcggtctcccaaagtgctgagattacaggcgtgagccactggcgCCCAGCCCCACAcatctttctttttgtctctggctgatgtacatacacacatacacacagtccAGATTTTAGATTACATATTCAATAACTTTGAGTCTTCCGTGGGTAGAAATGACCCAAGTTAGTGTGCgggttgtgtgtgtgttcctgttaGTACCCTGAGATGGGGACAGGGCTTGGGTCTGCCAGTGCTTTGTAACCCTAAGAACAGTAGAAGGCCAGAGGCCAAGACTGATGGTGAGAGGATTGACTTTGGGGAGGAAAGCCCAGTAGAGCCCAGTGCCCATAGATTTTTGTGGGTCACGACTACAGGCTGCTGGCCTCCAATAAGTCTGACTTTGTTCCTGGGGCTCTTGCACTGAGGCAGAGTTTAGAAAAACTTTGTTTTGAAGATGAGGTTTGACATCTAGGGGGTTGGTGTGAAGCTGATAAGGAAGAGGCTAAAGTCTTGCTAATTTTAAGTAAATGTACCTTGTCATAATGAATGTTGGACTTGCCGAGGGAGCTCCTACTCTCTATGGAGAAAGCTGAGGACTCACAGGACTTCActgccattttcatttcacttcgtCTAACAGATGTCATAGAATAGTGAATTAGGCATCTGCTGTGGCAGAACCTTCTTTTTACTATCAGCATCCCTGGGCTTGAAAGGCAAATTTGAAGATTTCTGGGAAGCTACTTCAATTAAAATCTCTAAGTTCCTCTTGCTGGGGGCttggcaggagggaggagggggcatGTTGTAGCGGTCGAATTCTTTTAGGGACACATGAATTTGTCTTTTGTTCTCTCATCTCTTTTGCTTCttcccctcttctttcctctaGTCCCTTCTGTTGGCCCAGGAAGCCCACCCTGCCCCGCCACGCAGAGCCCAGAAGGAAAGAGAGCCTCATGCCTGAGCCGAGGGGAGCACCATGGATCTGACAAAAATGGGCATGATCCAACTGCAGAACCCCAGCCACCCCACGGGGCTGCTGTGCAAGGCCAACCAGATGCGGCTGGCAGGGACTCTGTGTGATGTGGTCATCATGGTGGACAGCCAGGAGTTCCACGCCCACCGGACGGTGCTGGCCTGCACCAGCAAGATGTTTGAGATCCTCTTCCACCGCAACAGCCAGCACTATACTCTGGACTTCCTCTCGCCAAAGACCTTCCAGCAGATTCTGGAGTATGCATACACAGCCACGCTGCAAGCCAAGGCGGAGGACCTGGATGACCTGCTGTATGCGGCCGAGATCCTGGAGATCGAGTACCTGGAGGAGCAGTGCCTGAAGATCCTGGAAACCATCCAGGCCTCAGATGACAATGACACGGAGGCCACCATGGCCGACGGCGGGGCCGAGGAAGAAGAGGACCGCAAGGCTCGGTACCTCAAGAACATCTTCATCTCGAAGCATTCCAGCGAGGAGAGTGGGTATGCCAGTGTGGCTGGACAGAGCCTCCCTGGGCCCATGGTGGACCAGAGCCCTTCAGTCTCCACCTCATTTGGTCTTTCAGCCATGAGTCCCACCAAGGCTGCAGTGGACAGTTTGATGACCATAGGACAGTCTCTCCTGCAGGGAACTCTTCAGCCACCTGCAGGGCCCGAGGAGCCAACTCTGGCTGAGGGTGGACGGCACCCTGGGGTGGCAGAGGTGAAGACGGAGATGATGCAGGTGGATGAGGTGCCCAGCCAGGACAGCCCTGGGGCAGCTGAGTCCAGCATCTCAGGAGGGATGGGGGACAAGGTTGAGGAAAGAGGCAAAGAGGGGCCTGGGACCCCGACTCGAAGCAGTGTCATCACCAGTGCTAGGGAGCTGCACTATGGGCGAGAGGAGAGTGCTGAGCAGCTGCCACCCGCAGCTGAGGCTGGCCAGGCCCCCGCCAGCCGACCTGAGCACACAGCACCCCCGGCTGAGAAGCATCTGGGCATCTACTCCGTGTTGCCCAACCACAAGGCTGATGCTGTGTTGAGCATGCCGTCTTCGGTGACCTCTGGCCTCCATGTGCAGCCTGCCCTGGCCGTCTCCATGGACTTCAGCACCTATGGGGGGCTGCTGCCCCAGGGCTTCATCCAGAGGGAGCTGTTCAGCAAGCTGGGGGAGCTGGCTGTGGGCATGAAGTCAGAGAGCCGGACCATCGGGGAGCAGTGCAGCGTGTGTGGCGTCGAGCTTCCTGATAACGAGGCTGTGGAGCAGCACAGGTAGGCCCCACTGCAGGCCCGCACCTGATGTCGGACTTGAGGCCCTCACACTCTTCCTTCACACCCTGGCTGCTCCCACCTTAGGGGCCTGGTTCCCCTGTCTTCTTGgcaatttgtaaaataaaactgaaacgCTTCTTCAAAAGttcag
It contains:
- the ZBTB16 gene encoding zinc finger and BTB domain-containing protein 16, which encodes MDLTKMGMIQLQNPSHPTGLLCKANQMRLAGTLCDVVIMVDSQEFHAHRTVLACTSKMFEILFHRNSQHYTLDFLSPKTFQQILEYAYTATLQAKAEDLDDLLYAAEILEIEYLEEQCLKILETIQASDDNDTEATMADGGAEEEEDRKARYLKNIFISKHSSEESGYASVAGQSLPGPMVDQSPSVSTSFGLSAMSPTKAAVDSLMTIGQSLLQGTLQPPAGPEEPTLAEGGRHPGVAEVKTEMMQVDEVPSQDSPGAAESSISGGMGDKVEERGKEGPGTPTRSSVITSARELHYGREESAEQLPPAAEAGQAPASRPEHTAPPAEKHLGIYSVLPNHKADAVLSMPSSVTSGLHVQPALAVSMDFSTYGGLLPQGFIQRELFSKLGELAVGMKSESRTIGEQCSVCGVELPDNEAVEQHRKLHSGMKTYGCELCGKRFLDSLRLRMHLLAHSAGAKAFVCDQCGAQFSKEDALETHRQTHTGTDMAVFCLLCGKRFQAQSALQQHMEVHAGVRSYICSECNRTFPSHTALKRHLRSHTGDHPYECEFCGSCFRDESTLKSHKRIHTGEKPYECNGCGKKFSLKHQLETHYRVHTGEKPFECKLCHQRSRDYSAMIKHLRTHNGASPYQCTICTEYCPSLSSMQKHMKGHKPEEIPPDWRIEKTYLYLCYV